In Dama dama isolate Ldn47 chromosome 26, ASM3311817v1, whole genome shotgun sequence, a single genomic region encodes these proteins:
- the LOC133047274 gene encoding olfactory receptor 5W2-like, which translates to MDRGNCSSITEFIFLGITDNAVNQMILFTIFLLIYLINLLANLGMITLIRMDPQLHTPMYFFLSHLSFSDLSISTAVGPKMLVDLFAKNKSIPFYGCALQLLVLYTSIDCDRLAVMAYDRYKAVSSPLLYAVSMSSRLCSLLMAGVYLVSIAETLIHTTLASHLCFCGSNEINRFFCDVAPLLLLSCSDTQVNELLIFTAFGFIELSTISGVLVSYCYIILLTLKIHSAKGGFKAFSTCISHLTSVAVFQGIMLLMYFRPSSSYSLDQDKMTCLFYTLVIPMLNPLIYSLRNNDVKQTLKKVKNKWF; encoded by the coding sequence ATGGATAGAGGGAATTGTTCCTCCATAACTGAATTCATTTTCTTGGGAATTACTGATAATGCTGTGAACCAAATGATCTTATTTACCATATTTCTCCTTATTTATCTCATCAATCTTCTGGCCAATCTTGGAATGATAACCCTGATCAGAATGGATCCCCAGCTGCACacacccatgtactttttcctcagccacctctccttcagtgacctcagcattTCCACAGCAGTTGGCCCCAAGATGCTGGTGGACCTATTTGCTAAGAACAAATCAATTCCCTTCTATGGCTGTGCCCTGCAATTATTGGTGCTCTATACCTCTATAGATTGTGATAGGCTggcagtgatggcctatgaccggtaCAAGGCTGTCAGCAGCCCCTTGCTCTATGCGGTCAGCATGTCCAGCAGGCTGTGCTCCCTGCTCATGGCTGGGGTTTACCTGGTGAGTATAGCAGAGACTTTGATACACACAACATTAGCATCCCACTTATGTTTCTGTGGGTCAAATGAGATTAATCGCTTTTTTTGTGATGTTGCTCCTCTTCTATTGCTATCTTGCTCAGATACACAGGTCAATGAGTTACTGATATTTACTGCTTTTGGCTTCATTGAACTGAGTACCATTTCAGGAGTTCTTGTCTCTTATTGTTATATTATCCTATTGACCTTGAAGATCCACTCTGCCAAAGGGGGGTTCAAAGCTTTCTCTACCTGCATCTCTCATCTAACTTCTGTGGCAGTTTTCCAGGGaataatgcttctcatgtatttcaggCCGAGTTCTTCCTATTCTCTAGATCAAGACAAAATGACCTGTTTGTTTTACACCCTTGTGATTCCCATGTTAAACCCTCTGATTTATAGCCTAAGGAATAACGATGTGAAACAGACCCtgaaaaaagtaaagaataaatggttttaa